The Accipiter gentilis chromosome Z, bAccGen1.1, whole genome shotgun sequence DNA window TCCAATGTGGAGATCTTCAGAAATGGAGGCTCTTAATCTGCTGTTTGGAAGACGTGGCTTCTTGGCAAACATAGGTAGGAGATATTACCAAATCCCACAGCCCAATTTCTCATTTCATTATCTGTTTCCAAACAGGAGCTTCCTGTTTAACCGCAATAAACTGTGCACCAGGAGGTATCTCTGAATCTATTTTTCTATACAAGTCCATTCATTTAAGCTAGGAAGACTCTTGAGCACAGAACTGTTACATGTGTCACTTTCAGTTTATGCCACAGAAGCATCCTgactataaattatttttattttaagcagtaCTATAAAGAAGAATCATGCATTCAGAGCTTGATGCCAGATTGTGTGCTTCTTAAAATGATGTTCTCTACCGCTCCCCATATGTACCACTCTTCAGTAACAACAGATGAAGCCTTACAACAGGGGACTTGCTGCGATACTGGTTGGCATGCTGCTGGAGCAAATCCAGTGCTTTGGACTCAGTGGTTGATTTTGCATTGATGCTTGGGCTGGTATTgactttctctgcctcttctctccctgACATCTTCCCATAAACTGGATAATGAAATCCTGGAGAGAGATAGGCCCCTGCAGGTAAACAATAAATACCACATCAAGTTACCATTTCTACATTTTGGTTATATCAAggtgggaggaggggatgccAGGAGAGAGGATAACATCAAAAATGGATCATGCAACTATCAAACAGCATCTTTGCTCTTCAATTTCTTCACCTAATTTACCCTGATGAATGGAGGTTATAAAGAGGGTTGAGCTGATAGCCATTTCAGACATTTATGGGTCCTCTTTTAAGTGAAAGGAATAGTAACTATAATGGTTCTGACAGTAAGTGCTTAGAATATTTTTATAGGCAATAAACTATCTGTCAGTCTAACAGCAATAGCAGACTGTCAAGGGTTGAGAAAACTGTAGCTGGGAACTGTGACAGTTCATAAAAGGAACATCTTGTATTAAATCAGTTTCATCTACAGAACTTTCCCTAGTGGaagcacaagcaaaacaaatgtcACCCATGAAGCTTTTAATTTACCCTAGCTACTAACAGAAGTATTAAAATGCAGGCTTTACTGCCCTTTGAGGGTGTAAATCTTAACTAGCGTGCAAGGCAAATTTCAGAATACATACCAGGATAGCTGTGCATTAGGACAGGAGAGACTGCGCGATAGGCTGGATGGTTGGGATCGTACATCTGTGGATAAGGATAAGCATGCAAGTACTGGATATATGACTGATGCTGACTCATTGGTGAGGAAACTGCTACTCTAGCACCCCGAGAGTCCTTCCAATTTACAGGAGTCTTTCGATCATCATTTTTTATCTTGCTCTCATCCACTGATTGAGAATCAGAACGCTTGACCTCTTTAGGCTCCTCTTTAATGCTTGCTAATGAGACAGGAAGGTTAGGCAGGGAACTTTCCTTGTTAGGTGTTTTTCTAGGGCTGTCTTCTTTTAACTTTTTCTCACGATCAAGTTCTTCTGATTTTTGCTGATCAAGGTATTTAGGCTGATAGACATAATGATGCCATGTTCGTGAATCTGGATCCTaatatggaggagaaaaaaaattttgttctcAACTTAGAGGTTGAAATAAGATCATTATTGATTATTTCCCATACTTCAGTTAACGTATTTTTAATAGTTGTTTTAATAACATATCCCTATTACATAGAGGAGAGGTTTGCCTGCTACAGAGTGCCTTGAgctcaaaaccaaaccaatattCCCATGAAGGACCAAGAGACTATTATCAAAACTCAATTCAATTGCTTCATCTTATATCATTCTTCATGCCTTTAACTAGTTTAGTCATGAAATACATATGCATTGTATCAAAGTTCTGGGACCACGCtattcataaaacattttaattaaagctcATAGAGACATTTTACCACTAGAGAGCAAAAAATATCTGTGAACTACAAAATTAAAGCTGGTTAATGATACACCAGAACACTCAGATTACCTGGAACAAGGAACCTGAAAAGCTGATCTAGCTGGAAAGATGCTAATGCTGCCTCTGATACTACAAACATTCAGGAATCAGTGGAAGTCAGACATTAAGGCAGACTTCTCCAGCTGGCAGTCTTATTTCAAGTTTGTAAAATTACAGATGGGTAAGTATGTACAGGATCAGGACCACatagtttaaagaaaatgtacaggatatcataaatacatttttgcataATATATTACGTAGACCAGTTTATAAACACATTATAGAATTAGGTAGGTGAGTTCTTTAAAAGACTACACCAAATCAGCACTGAGCAGTACCAGcaagagtactttttttttttttctaatacaggATAGGCAAGAGCTCATTGTAAAGATTGTCTCTGATTGATACACATTTATGGCATGTACAACAGAAACATAAGTACACAACTAGACTCTTGGACAGTCTCATTCAAATACTCATTTGAATCAGCAGAAGTCTTCTACTTGGAGTGGTACTATCCCACTTTCTTTGGAGCTCCCTAACTCCCACTCACCTGATCCCACCGTATCTTGAAAGGCAGCCTGTAAGGGTGAAGTCTGGGATGTACCGTACACCAGAACATGAAAGCATCAAGCACTGAAGCTCCGGTTCAGAGCACAGAAACAGTTGCATTGCCTCGAGTGAAGGCAAAGTGACATCTAGGAAGGTCAGCACGAAGCCACTGGATGAAATTCtggttccactgaagtcaatggcaaaactatTGCTGACTTCAATGGAGAGAGGATTTCATCCATTGTGTAGGTCTGTAGGGGCTTGAGGTTGgttggggagagaaggggaactTAACTGCTTCAGAAAGGTCACCTTGGGTTAAGATAAAGAGCTGAGCTTCAAGCCAACTCTTCAAAGAACCAGCTCACCCATCTTTAGTAAATGCCAACtgtcatttaacaaaaaaaaggaacacttCAAACCATGTTTCAAATCTACTTTAAGTCCTCTCACAATGAAagctgcttatttttttaaaaaatttctcatttctgaaCTAAGCAAATTGCTTAGAATTTACATCTGAAAGACAAATCTAATTCTATTTATCCATGCATgtaatttaaaatagtttattcAGGTCTTAAACCTGGGTTCTGTCACCACCCTGctagatcttttttttcttttaatcttttcaaaCAGCTCAACTAAAAGGCCTATTGGTCTCTTCACAGACTACAGTACTACCCAGCATGAAAAAAAGGATGGTGGAGTTTGTTTGGCTGCAAAGGTAGATGAACATAGCAGAATCAGGGACAAAATCTCACATGACTTCAGGATAAATCAAGACACTTTTGTTCCATTTCCTGTGATCTCACCTGTTTAAACCTTGTGGTTGGATCTACTCCTGTTTGCTTCATGGAGTCCATAACAGACTTCATCTCCACGGCCTCCTTTATAAGCTGGTGGTTTTCCATTTGTTTAGCTTTGAAACTCTCAGactgaagctgctgctggtgATTGGAAAGGATCTGTGATTTGCTTGTCTCCTCACCTTTGTTGGGGACTGATGACCCTATTTTAGTGTTATTTTTGCTGGACTCTGGAGTTGAAGGAGCCTTTGAAATAGTGGCAGATGGAATATTCTTCTGCTTATTGTCATCCTTCCCAATCTCCTTCAAGGGGGGGTCATTCTTCCTTTCACAGTCCCTCCCAGTTTGTGCCATTTTCTGTTCTGCTAGTCTCTGGTCCTCATAGTATTTTTCATACTGCTGCCTGTAAGCAGGGTTAGAGGCCATTAAGGACTTTTGGTCCATATAGAGCCCATAGGCATACTGTCCATAATAAAGTGACTGAGCAAGTGCAGGGTGTCTTTGCGTTATTACTGACTGATGTTGAGGCTGCAAATTAGAGGAAGCGTTTTCGCTTTTCTTGGCATCTGACGGttctgccttctctttcttttcagccTCTTCCTCAGCCTCTTTTTTGATCTTCAGTCCCTGTGGGGTACTGCTGTTCCCAGCTGCTGGGGCACTGACCTGTCCAGAGTGCATGTAACTTGGGGAATAATAAGGATCGTAGCCATGGTAATAGGGAGAATGACACTCTTTTGCTTGAGCTGATTGTGCTGTGGCTGAAGAATGTCCTTTTACAACACTGTCCTTATTAGAAATAATATCTGACGGAGAGCTGGCCTTTGACCTCATGCCCTCTGACCTGCTGTCAGAGCCACCATCATCAGCCGCATCAGAAATATCCGAGTAAGCAGGGCTGTTGGTTTTAGCGGCTGCGCTATCTGCACCGTTTTGTGTCAACACGTGCAGTGGCGCCATGGCAGATTGTCCATTCACCAAAGTGCTGCATTCCATCCTGGAGGCACTCCCTATGGAAGGGCTGGGCGCATTGTCTGTGAATGTGTAAACCTTATCAGCTTCAGCCTTAATACTTGCCATCCTGCTCTCTTGAGACTCTGACAGTCCATTAGCTAGCACTTCATTCTTGTTGAGATGGTCCTTTAAAAAATGTCCAGATAAGTCTTTCCCAGACCCTTTTGAATCATCCAGCTTTCCCAGCTTAGAATCCATCTTGGGGCTTCCCgtctctttgctttctttgtcCTTCAGCTTTcgcttctcctttttcttcttgtctttgagTGATGTGAGAGCTGGGTTTACAGTGCTTGGCTCTCCCATAATTGTGGGCTTTGGTTGAATAGGTTTTAGAGGAGGGCTCTTTGGTGTAGCCTGAACAATAGTAGTTGTTAGAGAGGGCAGTCCCGGTATTGTCCCTGTAGTGGTGGTTGTAAAGGCTGTAGTAGGTATAGCTATTAATTGGGGAGGAGTGGGTGCTGGCGCTGGGGCAATGGGCCTGGCTGTTTTCAGTTTGGAAAGGTTTTTATCCACTTTGCAATTGTTTGCTTTCTTGCCTTTATCACCCAAACTCTTCTTGTCGATTAACCCTTCAGCCTCCAATTTTGGCATTTCAGTTTGCAAATTGCCATCTGCTACCGAGCAATTATCCAGAGTGGTTGCCATATTAGAAATCACTGGAAGGCTGTTCAATTCACTGTTAAGACCTTTCTTTTTGCCAGAATTCTTGCCAGTTTTGGAACTGATAACTGAACTGGGGCCATTGCTGGTCAGTTCCCTTTTtcccttgggggtccctggggtagTGATGGAGGAAGGAGATGTCGGTGCTTTCAGTGGATCAAAGCCTGGCAAATTTGTGCTTGGCTCACTGCATTCAAGTGCCACATTACTCAGTGCTTCCTCACAGTCTGAAATTTTGTCTTCACTGTCAGGCTCAAACTCCAGTTTGTTTTCTGGGTCTAAATGTGCATGAGCCTGATGGTATCGCAGTCCATTAATGTGCTTGTACTTTTTGTTGCAGTTGGGGTGAGGACAGTCAATCAGCACTGGAGAAGAGCAGCCTTGGTCCAAAAAAGTAGTCTCAGGTTTCCCCTGTGGGGTTGTGGGAGTGCTTCTAGAGTTAGTACGAACACGTTTTCCAGATTTATTGTCCTCCGAACTGGAGTTCAAATCTAGCTCCATTGGAGGCTTAGTCTTCCTCTTGTTTGTGGAAGAGGGGCTGGCTTTGACTTCATCCATGGCGCAGTTTGGGGGTGTCCTGCGCCCACTTGAGTTAAGGCtgcccctcctccccttcccattaGCACCACCTCGATTCTTATTCTGAAGTCCTCTGGACTCTGCAAAACTCGCATCATTCCCAGgtacagctgcagctgcagcagaccTTGCCCGCTTTCCCCTGCCCCGTCCTCCGCGCATTTCCAGGTCACTTGTTGGTGATTCACAAAACCTATATAAACAAGAGCAGATTTCATCACCAGGAGCCGTGAACTGAATAAACACCAAAACAACACCACTTCCCATAACAGAATCTTGATACATGTTAAAGGAAAGACGTCCTTCTTCCAAATGAGAATGTTTCAGtctcaaagggaaaaataatcaaaaaaaggacaaaaatggcAAGAATGAGACCACCTAATTAGAACAATGTAGAGAAAAAATTTCCAAACTTACAGaagtgcatttttaaattaattgcccTCTGACTGAATCCCATGTtatctccccttccctctcaaaaacacaaaacaaataaaaactccCACCCCACATTTCAGTGTGGAACAGAGAATTACTCGTTTCACTGGTGTATGTTTTCAATTATAACCAGTTGGTTTTTATTAATCTCTGTACAGTCTCTTGACAGAGATTGGGCGtgaaaatacagcagagaaaaaacagaCTCAGAATAATTGCCTACCTCGGAGGGGCCCAGTCATGCTTCGTGCAGTCCAGCAGCGTTCCCACATAAGTCTTGTTCCTCCACGTAACATTTACCACTAGGACACCTGCCAGCgagagaaaaacaaagtattatCACAGTCAGAACAATAATTGAGAtaggctttttgttttgctcttttttcatttttttctctccttccccactAAG harbors:
- the ZNF608 gene encoding zinc finger protein 608 isoform X1, with protein sequence MSLNTSTAGKGVDPNAVDTYDSGDDWEIGVGNLIIDLDADLEKDRQKFEMNNSTNTTSSSNTSSKDCGGLASSGANATSALADGLKFASVQPSAPQGNSSHKETSKSKVKRSKTSKDANKSLPSAALYGIPEISSAGKRQEVQGRPGEATGMNSALGQSVSSNPNGNNNTTSNNTTIASCGKNKEEKPGKAPGSRGSKRDKDAGKSRKDKQHDLQQGHPNGSGGGSSQAPPGHLYGFGAKGGAGGSSSPFHCTSSAVGEVSKSTPDSGLMGNSILVKKEEEEEESHRRIKKLKTEKVDPLFTVPAPPPPISSSITPQILPSYFSPSSSNIAAPVEQLLVRTRSVGVNTCEVGVVTEPECLGPCEPGTSVNLEGIVWHETEEGVLVVNVTWRNKTYVGTLLDCTKHDWAPPRFCESPTSDLEMRGGRGRGKRARSAAAAAVPGNDASFAESRGLQNKNRGGANGKGRRGSLNSSGRRTPPNCAMDEVKASPSSTNKRKTKPPMELDLNSSSEDNKSGKRVRTNSRSTPTTPQGKPETTFLDQGCSSPVLIDCPHPNCNKKYKHINGLRYHQAHAHLDPENKLEFEPDSEDKISDCEEALSNVALECSEPSTNLPGFDPLKAPTSPSSITTPGTPKGKRELTSNGPSSVISSKTGKNSGKKKGLNSELNSLPVISNMATTLDNCSVADGNLQTEMPKLEAEGLIDKKSLGDKGKKANNCKVDKNLSKLKTARPIAPAPAPTPPQLIAIPTTAFTTTTTGTIPGLPSLTTTIVQATPKSPPLKPIQPKPTIMGEPSTVNPALTSLKDKKKKEKRKLKDKESKETGSPKMDSKLGKLDDSKGSGKDLSGHFLKDHLNKNEVLANGLSESQESRMASIKAEADKVYTFTDNAPSPSIGSASRMECSTLVNGQSAMAPLHVLTQNGADSAAAKTNSPAYSDISDAADDGGSDSRSEGMRSKASSPSDIISNKDSVVKGHSSATAQSAQAKECHSPYYHGYDPYYSPSYMHSGQVSAPAAGNSSTPQGLKIKKEAEEEAEKKEKAEPSDAKKSENASSNLQPQHQSVITQRHPALAQSLYYGQYAYGLYMDQKSLMASNPAYRQQYEKYYEDQRLAEQKMAQTGRDCERKNDPPLKEIGKDDNKQKNIPSATISKAPSTPESSKNNTKIGSSVPNKGEETSKSQILSNHQQQLQSESFKAKQMENHQLIKEAVEMKSVMDSMKQTGVDPTTRFKQDPDSRTWHHYVYQPKYLDQQKSEELDREKKLKEDSPRKTPNKESSLPNLPVSLASIKEEPKEVKRSDSQSVDESKIKNDDRKTPVNWKDSRGARVAVSSPMSQHQSYIQYLHAYPYPQMYDPNHPAYRAVSPVLMHSYPGAYLSPGFHYPVYGKMSGREEAEKVNTSPSINAKSTTESKALDLLQQHANQYRSKSPVPVEKSAAEREREAERERDRHSPFSQRHLHTHHHTHVGMGYPLIPGQYDPFQGLTSAALVATQQVAAQASASGMFPAQRRE
- the ZNF608 gene encoding zinc finger protein 608 isoform X2 codes for the protein MSLNTSTAGKGVDPNAVDTYDSGDDWEIGVGNLIIDLDADLEKDRQKFEMNNSTNTTSSSNTSSKDCGGLASSGANATSALADGLKFASVQPSAPQGNSSHKETSKSKVKRSKTSKDANKSLPSAALYGIPEISSAGKRQEVQGRPGEATGMNSALGQSVSSNPNGNNNTTSNNTTIASCGKNKEEKPGKAPGSRGSKRDKDAGKSRKDKQHDLQQGHPNGSGGGSSQAPPGHLYGFGAKGGAGGSSSPFHCTSSAVGEVSKSTPDSGLMGNSILVKKEEEEEESHRRIKKLKTEKVDPLFTVPAPPPPISSSITPQILPSYFSPSSSNIAAPVEQLLVRTRSVGVNTCEVGVVTEPECLGPCEPGTSVNLEGIVWHETEEGVLVVNVTWRNKTYVGTLLDCTKHDWAPPRFCESPTSDLEMRGGRGRGKRARSAAAAAVPGNDASFAESRGLQNKNRGGANGKGRRGSLNSSGRRTPPNCAMDEVKASPSSTNKRKTKPPMELDLNSSSEDNKSGKRVRTNSRSTPTTPQGKPETTFLDQGCSSPVLIDCPHPNCNKKYKHINGLRYHQAHAHLDPENKLEFEPDSEDKISDCEEALSNVALECSEPSTNLPGFDPLKAPTSPSSITTPGTPKGKRELTSNGPSSVISSKTGKNSGKKKGLNSELNSLPVISNMATTLDNCSVADGNLQTEMPKLEAEGLIDKKSLGDKGKKANNCKVDKNLSKLKTARPIAPAPAPTPPQLIAIPTTAFTTTTTGTIPGLPSLTTTIVQATPKSPPLKPIQPKPTIMGEPSTVNPALTSLKDKKKKEKRKLKDKESKETGSPKMDSKLGKLDDSKGSGKDLSGHFLKDHLNKNEVLANGLSESQESRMASIKAEADKVYTFTDNAPSPSIGSASRMECSTLVNGQSAMAPLHVLTQNGADSAAAKTNSPAYSDISDAADDGGSDSRSEGMRSKASSPSDIISNKDSVVKGHSSATAQSAQAKECHSPYYHGYDPYYSPSYMHSGQVSAPAAGNSSTPQGLKIKKEAEEEAEKKEKAEPSDAKKSENASSNLQPQHQSVITQRHPALAQSLYYGQYAYGLYMDQKSLMASNPAYRQQYEKYYEDQRLAEQKMAQTGRDCERKNDPPLKEIGKDDNKQKNIPSATISKAPSTPESSKNNTKIGSSVPNKGEETSKSQILSNHQQQLQSESFKAKQMENHQLIKEAVEMKSVMDSMKQTGVDPTTRFKQDPDSRTWHHYVYQPKYLDQQKSEELDREKKLKEDSPRKTPNKESSLPNLPVSLASIKEEPKEVKRSDSQSVDESKIKNDDRKTPVNWKDSRGARVAVSSPMSQHQSYIQYLHAYPYPQMYDPNHPAYRAVSPVLMHSYPGAYLSPGFHYPVYGKMSGREEAEKVNTSPSINAKSTTESKALDLLQQHANQYRSKSPVPVEKSAAEREREAERERDRHSPFSQRHLHTHHHTHVGMGYPLIPGQYDPFQGLTSAALVATQQVAAQASASGMFPAQRR